ATGTCCAATGTGGCGCGGCAGCACATGGGGTGGCGTGTCGGCCTTGCCCAGATCGTGCGTGAGCGCGGCAAAGCGTACCGGCAGCGCATAGTGCCGCGCCGCCGCGTAGTCGATCACCATCATCACATGCACGCCAGTATCGACCTCCGGATGATAGTCGGCACGCTGTGGCACGCCGAATAGCCTCGCCACTTCGGGCAGCACGCGCTCCAACGCGCCGCATTGGCGCAGCACCTCGAACATCCGCGACGGCTCGGGTTCCATCAAGCCGCGCGCGAGTTCCTGCCATACACGCTCGGGCACCAGCGCATCGACTTCACCCGCTTCGACCATCTGCCGCATCAACGCCAGCGTCTGCGGCGCAACGGTGAAATCGGTGAAGCGCGCGGCAAAGCGCGCCACGCGCAGAATGCGCACCGGGTCCTCGGCGAACGCGTCACTGACATGGCGAAACACACGTGCCTGGAGATCCGCCTGGCCGTTGAACGGATCGATCACGGGCCCGTGCAGCGTGCCATCGGGCAACACCGCCCGTGCCATCGCATTAATGGTCAGATCGCGCCGGGCCAGGTCCTGCTCCAGCGTCACGTCCGGCGCATAGAAAAACTGGAAACCGTGATAGCCGGCTGCCGTCTTGCGCTCCGTGCGCGCCAACGCATATTCCTCCTGCGTGCGCGGGTGCAGGAATACCGGAAAGTCTTTGCCGACGGGGCGAAAGCCCTGCGCCATCATCTGCTCGGGCGTCGCCCCCACCACCACGTAGTCACGATCCTGCACCGGCTTGCCCAGCAACTCGTCGCGGATGGCACCACCCACTGCGTATACATTCATCAGCCGTTCACCTTTTCCCGGTCATGCGCTTCATGCTGTAGCGCGCCTCGCGCGTCGCACCGGCCAGATACAGCAGCGCCACGCTCTGCACGCTTGCAGGCTCGGGTATGCCCAGTTCCGGCGCAATGCCCGCATGCGCGACGCTATCGATACTCATCGTATCCAGGTTGTCACGTCAACCGGCAGCCGTGTCAGATGCGCGGCATGTTGACGCCGGCGCGTCGCGACGATGACCCGCTTGCCCGCATGAACCAGCGCGTTCACGATATAGCGGCCGATGAACCCGGACGCGCCAAGCACTACAACGCTCATGTGTCGCATGATTCGCCTCCCGAAGTGAGCACGACGCGCAATGCCCGCGCTCGCGCACCATAATTCGTCACGGCGCGGGCAGGATCACACCCAGGCGCGCCTTCAGCGACTGCGGCTGGCCCTCGAACAGCGCGCCATAGTAGGTCGTGTTCGACAGCACGTTCTTCACATAATCCCGCGTCTCTGAAAACGGGATAGTTTCCGCAAAGATCGCGCCTTCCACTGGCCGGTTAAAACTCTTTTGCCACTGGCGCGGCCGGCCGGGGCCGGCGTTGTAGCCAGCCGTCGCGAGCACGGCCGAGCCGTCGAACTGATTGTAGATCATCGACAGATAGTTCGTGCCGAGCAGGATGTTCGTGTTGATGTCGTTCATCTGCGCACGCGACAGCCTGCCCAGGCCGATTTTTTTGGCGACCATCTGCGCGGTAGCCGGCATCAGCTGCATCAAGCCGCTCGCGCCGACGCCAGAGCGTGCGTTGATGATGAAGCGCGACTCCTGTCGCATCAACCCATATGCCCATTCGATGTCCAGCCCATTCTGCTGCGCATCGCGCTCGACCGTCTGGCGGAACGGCGACAAGTAGCGCAGCGTGAAGTCGTGCTGCAATTGCGTGCGCTCCGCGATGTTCACCGCGCGGTCGTACAGTTGGATGCGACGCGCATACTCGGCGGCGGCGAGCAATTGCCGATCGCTCATCGGCCGCAGCGGCCAATTCCATTCGCGATTGCCTTCCAGACGCAGGTTCAGCGCGTAAAAGCGCTGCGCAAGCGCGAAGCCGGGCACCTTGCTCATCTCATCTACTTGCGCATCGGTGACCTCGGTGCGCGGTGGAACCGTCGTCTTGCGGCCGAGTTCCTCCGCGGCCAATTGGCTGTAGAAGTGGAACTGCGATGCGATCGATTCGTATTCCTGCGCTGCAGCCTCCTTGTCGCCGGCTTGCGCCAGCGCACGGGCATGCCAGTAGACCCACGCGGGCTGCGCGCGCAACGTCGGCGGCATCTGCTCAATGCTCCAGCGCACCATGGCCCAGTCGCCGACCATCAAGGCACTGCGCACCCGCCATTCGTAAGACGGCGGGCTTAATAGCGCGCCGGTCGTCAGGCGGTACCAGTGCGCGGCCGCCGGCAGCCGCTTGATGGCGCCCTGGTATGCGATCGTTCCCCAGCCAAGCGCACGCTCCTGGGGCGTGAGCGCTTCGCTGACCGACGCGAAGGTCGTCGCGGCCAGCGCTGGGTCATTGCGCGCCATCGCCGTGATCGCGACCAACGCCAATTGGTGTGCCGGTGTATTCGGCGCAATCCCGCGCGCCAAATACAGCGGCGCAGAGGACGTCGCCTGCTCGTACAGTACCGAATCGGGCCGGTCGCTGCCGAGCGCGTCGACAAGCTTGGACGCCAGGCTCGAGTAGCCTTGCTCGAGCGCCAGCCGGATCTGCGCCCATACGTCATCGGCGCTGAACTGGCCGCGCTGCGCCAAATCGGTGATCAGGTCGATGCAGCCATCGCCATACCATTTGGGCTCAACGAGCAGCGCACGCGCCGCGTCGGCGACATCCTGGCGCCGCGCCGCCTTGGAGGCGAGCGCGTAGCATTTGACCTGCGTATCGTCACCGAGCACGAACCGCGCATATTGCGCATCGAAATTGCGCCAATCATGGCGCGCGCCGAGCACTGTAAGGTAATCGTTGCGCATCCGGTCCGCAATCGCCTGACCCTCGTAGCGTGACAGGAAATCGAGCACCGGTGCGTCATTCGCATCGACACGCGCGTGGCCCTGGTCATCGAACAGCGTGGGCTTGATCTGGAAGTACGCCAGATATGACGCAACGGGATAATCGGGAATCAATGCCGCCAGCCGCGCGGCGCCGGCCGCGTCGTTCCTGCGTGCCGCCTCACGAAGCTGCACGAATATCTGGTCCGGATCGGACAGCACGGCGCCGGGCAGCGGCCGTACCGCACCAGCGCTGCCGCACACGACAAAAAGCGCCGCTGTCAACGCGCCTGCGACCGCGCGATATACTCGGTGAACACGCACGGGTATCTTCTTTTTCACGTTCAAACAAGGACTCCGCCAGTGGTCAAAAGCATAGCACGCGAGCCGGGGCTGCCGAGTGCAGAAAACGCAACGCGATCGTCGCTGAAGACGGCATTGCGCGCCAGGCTGCTAGCCGAACGTGAGCGCTTCGCCGACACGCCGCAGCGCACGCAGGCCGATGTCAAATTGGCGGCGCGCCTGGCTGATGTGTTGCGGCAGTATTCGCCGCGTTGCGTGGGCCTATTCTGGCCGGTTGCCGCAGAGTTCGACGCGCGACGCGTGGTCGCGCACTGGCTGAGCGGCGACGCCGCGCGGCGCGCGGCATTACCGGTTATCGTCGCGCCGCACGCGCCGATGGCCTACCACACGTGGACACCCGGCTCGCCGATGAAGGAAGGGCGTTATCGGATTGCCGTGCCGGCGCACGAAGACAGCATCGTGCCAGACTTGCTGCTCGCGCCATGTGTCGGCTTCGACGCATCACGGTACCGGCTCGGCTACGGCGGCGGCTATTTCGACCGGACGCTGGCCGCCTGGCCAGCACACGCGGGCTCGCCGGTTACGGTGGGGGTTGCATATGAATGCTCGCGGGCGGACTCGCTGCCGCACGAAGCGCACGACTTGCCGCTGGACATCGTCGTCACAGACGCGACCTGCTATTGATCGCCGCCCGGCGCGCTCAGAGCGACGTCGCAGCGCGCGCGGCTGTGTCGTAGAGGCCTGACGCGGTGCGCAGCAACTGCGCGGCGTCGCCGATCTGCCCGTTGTCCAAGCCGGCCTCGGCCAGCGTCGCCATCAAGCAACCCTCGCGCACCTCGCGATACTTCAGACAAAGCTTGCGGCCGGCCTCGGTCGCCGAAAAAAACACCTCCTTGCCGGATTTCTCGCTGGCCACGTAACCCCGCGCGACCAGCTTTTTCAGCGCGTACGTCGCCACGTGCGTATCCTCGATGTTCAGCACGAAGCAGATATCCGCCAGTTTCTTCTTGCGCTCGCGATGTGTCACATGATGCAGCAACGACACCTCGATTGCCGTCATGTCCTTGGCGCCCGCCGCGGACATGCAGCGCACCATCCAACGATCAAACGCGTGGCCCGCCAAGATTAATCCATACTCGAACTCAGACAGCTCTGCACTGGTTTCAGACATGAGGTGTTCTGACGAGACAATCTTCGTTGGCGTGCGGATCATGCCAGATGACCGTAGTTCGTTGCAGGGCCTTCAGTATAACGGCGGACAAGCGCTCAGCGATGTCTCGTGAAAACACTTATTGATAAATTCTCTATATTTTATTGACAATACGATATAAAAGTATGCCTGAGGCACGCGCGGATCCGCGTTCCCTTCACCAGAATGCATGGCTATGGAGGCGAATCAATGATGACTGCACCAAGAATTTTTCCGCTGGGCGATCAGGCACTCGTGTGCGAACTGCCGCCGCCAGCCACGCTCGCGTACCAGAAACGCGTGTGGCATGTGGCCCGGATGGCACGCGACTGGCCGCATGTGCTGGATGTGGTGCCTGGCATGAACAACGTCACCCTGGTGTTTGACCCGATACATGCCGATCCAGACGGGTTGGCGATACAGCTGCGCGGCGCTTGGGCGCGGGCCCCGGCCGAGGAGACAGCATGCCGCGTCGTCGAGATCCCGGTGCGCTACGGCGGCGAGGCCGGACCGGACCTGGAAAGCGTGGCGCGGCACACCGGCTACTCGCCCCGCGAAGTGGTCGAGCGGCACGCCGCCGGTGAATACGTTGTGTTTTTTCTCGGTTTTCAGCCCGGGTTCGCCTACATGGGTGGACTCGACGCAAGCCTGGCCACGCCGCGGCGGCACGAGCCGCGATTCGCGGTGCCGGCCGGATCAGTGGGCATTGGCGGCGAGCAGACCGGCATCTACCCGGCCACGTCGCCGGGCGGCTGGCAATTGATTGGGCGCTCGGACATGGTGCTATTCGATCCAGCCAGGACCCCGAGCACGGCACTGCTGCCAGGCGATAAAGTCCGCTTCATCATCGCGGAGGTGCTGGCATGAAAGACGCATGGGCATGGGTTTGCGCTGCGGCGCTACAGGCGCACCATGACTGGGCAGGGAGGCACGCATGATCGAGGTCATCCGCGCGGGGACGCTGACGACCGTCCAAGACCTGGGCCGCACCGGCCATCGCCAGTATGGCGTGTGCACCGCCGGCGCGCTCGACACCGTGGCGCTGCAGGTGGCCAACCGGCTAGTGGGCAACGTCCCGGGGGCGGCAGGGCTTGAATTGACCCTAGGGCCGGTGGTGCTGCGGTTCCCGCGTGCCGCACGCATCGCGCTGACCGGCGCCGACTTTCACGCCATGCTGGATGACCAGCCTGTCTACGCATGGCGCAGTCTGCCGGTGCAAGCAGGACAAACCTTGACGCTGCGCGCGCCGTCGATCGGCATGCGCGGCTACTTGGCGATTGCTGGCGGCATCGATGTGATGCCGATGCTCGGCTCGCGCTCGACGGATCTGGGCTCGCATTTCGGTGGTCTCGCGGGGCGGGCATTAAAGGACGGCGATCGCTTGCCGGTCGCGCCCCTGCCCGCGAGCGCGCGCAACCCCGCATTTAGCCCGGAAGCGCCGGCGTTTGGCGTCAAGCCACCATCGTGGTGCGCACTGGAGCATCTTGCAGAAGGTACCGGTCAACGGCTCGGCGCCATCGCGACGCGCGTGCGGGTCATACCCGGCCCCGAATATGCCAGCTTTTCGACACAGGCCCACGCCGCGTTCTGGAACGAAGACTGGTCGATCACGCCGAACAGCAATCGGATGGGCTTCCGGCTGGCCGGCCCAATGCTGGAACGGCAAAGCCCGATCGATCTGCTGTCGCACGGCGTGCTGCCGGGCACCATCCAGGTGCCACCGAATGGGCAGCCGATCGTGCTGATGAGCGACGCCCAGACCACCGGCGGCTACCCGCGGTTCGGCAGCGTGATTGCCGCGGACCTGTGGCTGCTCGCGCAGGCCCGGTTGAACCAACGGGTTCATTTCATCCAATGTTCTTTGGAGCAGGCACGCAACGCACTGGTAGAACTCAACAAATATCTGCGCCATATCGAGCTGGCCATTGCACTACAGCAGGAGCGCTGTAAGGCTGCGGCATGAATTGAAGGCAGGGGACATGGAAGTCGATCTGAACGCCGATCTCGGCGAGGGCTGTGGCAACGATGAAGCGCTGCTCGAACTAGTCAGTTCGGCGAACATCGCCTGCGGCTGGCATGCGGGCGGCCCCAGCATCATGCGGCAGAGTGTTCGCTGGGCCATCGAGAAAGGCGTGGCGATCGGCGCGCACCCCAGCTTCAACGATCCGGAGCATTTCGGACGTGCCGAGATAGACCTACCGCCCTCCGATGTCTATTCCGGCATGTTGTACCAACTCGGCGCCCTTGCCGCGATCGTGCATGCCGAAGGTGGCAAAGTAGCTCACGTCAAGCCTCATGGCGCCCTGTACAACATGGCCGCGCGCGATATCACGCTGGCCAATGCGATCGTTGCCGCGGTGCGCAACTTTGACCCGTCGTTGGCCGTGTTCGGTCTGGCGAACAGCCGCCTGATCGAAGCAGCCCGGCGCGCTGGGCTGCTCGCGATCGAAGAAGTGTTCGCTGATCGTGGCTACCTGTCTGATGGCTCGCTGGTGCCACGCAAGCTGCCCGGCGCGCTGCTCGAAGACGAGGACACGGTGTTGGAGCGCACGCTAGCGATGATCCGGGACAAGCGCGTGAGGTCCGTGGACGGGCAGTGGGTGATGCTGAACACTCAGACGATCTGCTTGCACGGCGACGGGCCGCACGCGCTCGAATTTGCCCGCCGCATCCGCGCGCGGCTGGCAAATGAAGGCATCCGGGTTCACGCAGCCCGCCACGTCGCGATGGTGGCGGGCTGCGCACCCGATGCTTGACAACACAGCCCGGTCCATGAAGCCGGGTTTTTTATGCTTGTTCACCACCGCTGGACTTGCCAATTGGAGATCTTATGCAAACCACCCTCAATCTTTGGCCACTGCTCGGAGTGGCCGTCATCATTGCCGGCTTCGTGCTGCGCTTCAATCCGATGCTCGTGGTCACAGCCGCCGCAATCGTGACAGCCACCGCCGCTCACTATCCGCCGGCCAAGATCCTCGCGGAAATCGGTATCGGCTTTGTTAAAACGCGTAACCTTCCACTGATCATCCTGCTGCCACTCGCCGTCATCGGCTTGCTGGAGCGTCACGGGCTGCGCGAGCGCGCTCACCAGTGGATCGCCGGCATCAAGTCCGCCACCGCGGGACGCCTGCTGATCGTCTATCTGTTCGTGCGGGAAGTGACCGCTGCGGTGGGACTGACCGGCCTAGGGGGTCATCCGCAGATGGTTCGTCCGTTGATCGCGCCGATGGCCGAAGGCGCCGCGCAAACGCGCTATGGCGCGCTTGCCGATGCGGTGCGATACAAGCTGCGGGCATTCTCCGCGGCCACCGACAACGTCGGATTGTTCTTCGGTGAGGACGTGTTCGTGGCATTCGGCGCGATCGTATTGATGACCACGTTCCTGCATGAGGCCGGCATCGACGTCATGCCGTTGCACGTCGCGCTGTGGGGTATCCCGACCGCGATCTGCGCCTTTCTGATCCATGGCACGCGGCTGTACCTGCTCGACCGGTCGCTGGATCGAGAACTGCTGACCCAGCCGAGCGACACCGGCGCCCACCCCAACCAACCAAGCGGAGAACAAGCGTAATGCTGTCGATCAACTACCTTTACTGGCTGGTGGGCATCCTGCTGGCAATCGTCTCGGGCATGATCGTCACCGACGCCACGCATCCCAAGCGCTGGCTGGCCGGTACATTCTGGGCCTTGGCGGCAATCATCTTCTTAATCGGCGAGCGCCTGCCGGCTGAACTGGTCGGCGCCTTCGTCATCGCGATGGCGCTAATCGCCGGATTCGGCGGCGTAGCCGGCGGCAAGGCGAAAATGCTATCGGCGGAGTTGCGCACGGCGAGCGCGAAACGACTCGGCAACAAGCTGTTCCTTCCGGCGCTGACAATCCCGGCCATCACCGTCGTGTTCACGCTGGCCGCGCCGCACCTGAATGTCGGCGGCACGCCGTTGCTGGACCCGAAGAACGTCACGCTCGTGGCATTCGGCATCGGCTGCCTCGTCGCCGTGGCGTTCGCGTGCCTGCTCACGCGCGACACGCTTGCGCAGTCCACCCGGGAAACACGGCGCCTGGTCGATGCGCTGTCGTGGGCAGTACTGCTGCCGCAGATGTTGGGCATGCTGGGGCTGGTGTTTTCGGACGCTGGCGTGGGCAAGGCGGTTGCCCACTTGACCACGGCCTACATCAACATGGACCTGCGAATGATCGCGGTCGCGGTGTACTGCATCGGCATGGCGCTCTTTACGGTCATCATGGGCAACGGCTTTGCCGCGTTCCCGGTCATGACCGGCGGCGTCGGCGTGCCAGTGCTGGTCGGCGTGTTCCATGCCGATCCGGCGGTGATGGCCGCCATCGGCATGTTCTCCGGCTATT
This sequence is a window from Mycetohabitans rhizoxinica HKI 454. Protein-coding genes within it:
- a CDS encoding 5-formyltetrahydrofolate cyclo-ligase; its protein translation is MVKSIAREPGLPSAENATRSSLKTALRARLLAERERFADTPQRTQADVKLAARLADVLRQYSPRCVGLFWPVAAEFDARRVVAHWLSGDAARRAALPVIVAPHAPMAYHTWTPGSPMKEGRYRIAVPAHEDSIVPDLLLAPCVGFDASRYRLGYGGGYFDRTLAAWPAHAGSPVTVGVAYECSRADSLPHEAHDLPLDIVVTDATCY
- a CDS encoding DUF979 domain-containing protein: MLSINYLYWLVGILLAIVSGMIVTDATHPKRWLAGTFWALAAIIFLIGERLPAELVGAFVIAMALIAGFGGVAGGKAKMLSAELRTASAKRLGNKLFLPALTIPAITVVFTLAAPHLNVGGTPLLDPKNVTLVAFGIGCLVAVAFACLLTRDTLAQSTRETRRLVDALSWAVLLPQMLGMLGLVFSDAGVGKAVAHLTTAYINMDLRMIAVAVYCIGMALFTVIMGNGFAAFPVMTGGVGVPVLVGVFHADPAVMAAIGMFSGYCGTLLTPMAANFNIVPAALLELPDKNAVIKAQVPTALAILVANIVLMNVLAFRA
- the pxpA gene encoding 5-oxoprolinase subunit PxpA — translated: MEVDLNADLGEGCGNDEALLELVSSANIACGWHAGGPSIMRQSVRWAIEKGVAIGAHPSFNDPEHFGRAEIDLPPSDVYSGMLYQLGALAAIVHAEGGKVAHVKPHGALYNMAARDITLANAIVAAVRNFDPSLAVFGLANSRLIEAARRAGLLAIEEVFADRGYLSDGSLVPRKLPGALLEDEDTVLERTLAMIRDKRVRSVDGQWVMLNTQTICLHGDGPHALEFARRIRARLANEGIRVHAARHVAMVAGCAPDA
- a CDS encoding DUF969 domain-containing protein — protein: MQTTLNLWPLLGVAVIIAGFVLRFNPMLVVTAAAIVTATAAHYPPAKILAEIGIGFVKTRNLPLIILLPLAVIGLLERHGLRERAHQWIAGIKSATAGRLLIVYLFVREVTAAVGLTGLGGHPQMVRPLIAPMAEGAAQTRYGALADAVRYKLRAFSAATDNVGLFFGEDVFVAFGAIVLMTTFLHEAGIDVMPLHVALWGIPTAICAFLIHGTRLYLLDRSLDRELLTQPSDTGAHPNQPSGEQA
- a CDS encoding biotin-dependent carboxyltransferase family protein — its product is MIEVIRAGTLTTVQDLGRTGHRQYGVCTAGALDTVALQVANRLVGNVPGAAGLELTLGPVVLRFPRAARIALTGADFHAMLDDQPVYAWRSLPVQAGQTLTLRAPSIGMRGYLAIAGGIDVMPMLGSRSTDLGSHFGGLAGRALKDGDRLPVAPLPASARNPAFSPEAPAFGVKPPSWCALEHLAEGTGQRLGAIATRVRVIPGPEYASFSTQAHAAFWNEDWSITPNSNRMGFRLAGPMLERQSPIDLLSHGVLPGTIQVPPNGQPIVLMSDAQTTGGYPRFGSVIAADLWLLAQARLNQRVHFIQCSLEQARNALVELNKYLRHIELAIALQQERCKAAA
- a CDS encoding lytic transglycosylase domain-containing protein is translated as MPVRVHRVYRAVAGALTAALFVVCGSAGAVRPLPGAVLSDPDQIFVQLREAARRNDAAGAARLAALIPDYPVASYLAYFQIKPTLFDDQGHARVDANDAPVLDFLSRYEGQAIADRMRNDYLTVLGARHDWRNFDAQYARFVLGDDTQVKCYALASKAARRQDVADAARALLVEPKWYGDGCIDLITDLAQRGQFSADDVWAQIRLALEQGYSSLASKLVDALGSDRPDSVLYEQATSSAPLYLARGIAPNTPAHQLALVAITAMARNDPALAATTFASVSEALTPQERALGWGTIAYQGAIKRLPAAAHWYRLTTGALLSPPSYEWRVRSALMVGDWAMVRWSIEQMPPTLRAQPAWVYWHARALAQAGDKEAAAQEYESIASQFHFYSQLAAEELGRKTTVPPRTEVTDAQVDEMSKVPGFALAQRFYALNLRLEGNREWNWPLRPMSDRQLLAAAEYARRIQLYDRAVNIAERTQLQHDFTLRYLSPFRQTVERDAQQNGLDIEWAYGLMRQESRFIINARSGVGASGLMQLMPATAQMVAKKIGLGRLSRAQMNDINTNILLGTNYLSMIYNQFDGSAVLATAGYNAGPGRPRQWQKSFNRPVEGAIFAETIPFSETRDYVKNVLSNTTYYGALFEGQPQSLKARLGVILPAP
- a CDS encoding winged helix DNA-binding protein: MIRTPTKIVSSEHLMSETSAELSEFEYGLILAGHAFDRWMVRCMSAAGAKDMTAIEVSLLHHVTHRERKKKLADICFVLNIEDTHVATYALKKLVARGYVASEKSGKEVFFSATEAGRKLCLKYREVREGCLMATLAEAGLDNGQIGDAAQLLRTASGLYDTAARAATSL
- a CDS encoding multifunctional CCA addition/repair protein encodes the protein MNVYAVGGAIRDELLGKPVQDRDYVVVGATPEQMMAQGFRPVGKDFPVFLHPRTQEEYALARTERKTAAGYHGFQFFYAPDVTLEQDLARRDLTINAMARAVLPDGTLHGPVIDPFNGQADLQARVFRHVSDAFAEDPVRILRVARFAARFTDFTVAPQTLALMRQMVEAGEVDALVPERVWQELARGLMEPEPSRMFEVLRQCGALERVLPEVARLFGVPQRADYHPEVDTGVHVMMVIDYAAARHYALPVRFAALTHDLGKADTPPHVLPRHIGHEARSVEHILALCERLRVPNDCRDLAVLVAREHGNVHRVMEMGAAALVRMLERSDALRKPARFAQALQACEADLRGRLNFASHPYPQAERLRVALMAARGVDAGAIAQRMVGEPARIKEAVHAARVQAVECAIRESAR
- the pxpB gene encoding 5-oxoprolinase subunit PxpB; the protein is MTAPRIFPLGDQALVCELPPPATLAYQKRVWHVARMARDWPHVLDVVPGMNNVTLVFDPIHADPDGLAIQLRGAWARAPAEETACRVVEIPVRYGGEAGPDLESVARHTGYSPREVVERHAAGEYVVFFLGFQPGFAYMGGLDASLATPRRHEPRFAVPAGSVGIGGEQTGIYPATSPGGWQLIGRSDMVLFDPARTPSTALLPGDKVRFIIAEVLA
- a CDS encoding NAD-dependent epimerase/dehydratase family protein, whose protein sequence is MRHMSVVVLGASGFIGRYIVNALVHAGKRVIVATRRRQHAAHLTRLPVDVTTWIR